Proteins encoded together in one Urocitellus parryii isolate mUroPar1 chromosome 3, mUroPar1.hap1, whole genome shotgun sequence window:
- the Gorasp1 gene encoding Golgi reassembly-stacking protein 1: MGLGSSAQQPAGGAEGFHLHGVQENSPAQQAGLEPYFDFIITIGHSRLNKENDTLKALLKANVEKPVKLEVFNMKTMKVREVEVVPSNMWGGQGLLGASVRFCSFRRASEHVWHVLDVEPSSPAALAGLRPYTDYVVGSDQILQESEDFFSLIESHEGKPLKLMVYNSESDSCREVTVTPNAAWGGEGSLGCGIGYGYLHRIPTQPSSHKTPPVVPTPGTPLPSTPPPGAPLPGASLPGTPPPGAPPPGALSPDALLPDAPPPIALPPGTPLPDASQPGAPSPGPTPQDSSGLDLGSRQSDYIEAMLQVPGSLMDGQLPRSGSPSHSAPDFGGLPHSMEISLQPPPPVQRVMDPGFLDVSGISLLDGSNASVWPSLSSTALTTIANSNVGPEDVGSSSSSHERGGEATWSGSEFEVSFLDSPGVQAQPDHLPQLTLPDSLTSTASPEDGLSAELLEAQAEEEPAVTESADFRAEAEKPASQAQISSPELQPGL, translated from the exons ATGGGCCTGGGCTCCAGCGCCCAGCAGCCTGCTGGCGGCGCCGAGGGCTTCCACCTGCACGGG GTGCAGGAGAACTCGCCAGCCCAGCAGGCGGGCCTGGAGCCTTACTTTGACTTCATCATCACCATTGGGCACTCGCGGCTG AACAAGGAGAATGACACGCTGAAGGCGCTGTTGAAAGCCAACGTGGAAAAGCCCGTGAAGCTGGAGGTGTTCAACATGAAGACCATGAAGGTGCGCGAGGTGGAGGTGGTGCCCAGCAACATGTGGGGCGGACAGGGCCTGCTGGGCGCCAGCGTGCGCTTCTGCAGCTTCCGCAGGGCCAGTGAGCACGTGTGGCACGTGCTG GATGTGGAACCCTCTTCACCTGCTGCTCTTGCTGGCCTGCGCCCCTACACAGACTATGTGGTTGGCTCAGACCAGATCCTCCAGGAG TCTGAAGACTTCTTTTCTCTCATCGAGTCCCATGAGGGGAAGCCCTTGAAGCTGATGGTTTATAACTCCGAGTCTGACTCCTGCCGGGAGGTGACTGTAACTCCCAACGCAGCCTGGGGTGGAGAGGGCAG TCTAGGGTGTGGCATCGGCTATGGGTATCTACACCGGATCCCCACCCAGCCCTCCAGCCACAAGACGCCACCTGTTGTTCCAACACCTGGCACCCCACTGCCCAGCACCCCACCACCTGGTGCCCCACTTCCTGGCGCTTCGCTGCCTGGCACCCCACCACCTGGTGCCCCACCACCCGGCGCCCTGTCACCTGATGCCTTGCTACCTGATGCCCCACCACCTATTGCCCTGCCACCTGGTACCCCGCTCCCTGATGCCTCACAACCTGGTGCCCCATCACCTGGGCCCACCCCTCAGGACTCTTCTGGCCTGGACCTAGGTTCCAGGCAGAGTGACTACATAGAG GCCATGCTACAAGTACCTGGCTCCCTCATGGATGGACAGCTCCCCAGGTCTGGAAGTCCCAGCCACAGTGCTCCAGACTTTGGGGGACTTCCGCATTCCATGGAGATTTCTCTTCAGCCTCCACCTCCAGTGCAGCGAGTCATGGATCCAG GTTTCCTGGATGTGTCAGGCATTTCCCTCCTGGATGGTAGCAATGCCAGTGTGTGGCCGAGCCTGTCCTCCACAGCGCTGACTACCATAGCCAACTCAAACGTAGGACCAGAGGATGTTGGTTCCAGCAGCAGTTCTCATGAGCGGGGTG GTGAGGCCACATGGTCTGGGTCAGAGTTTGAAGTCTCCTTCCTGGATAGTCCGGGTGTCCAGGCCCAGCCAGACCACCTGCCTCAGCTGACTCTTCCCGACAGCCTCACCTCTACAGCCTCGCCAGAAGATGGGCTGTCTGCTGAGCTGCTAGAAGCTCAGGCTGAGGAGGAGCCTGCAGTCACAGAGAGCGCAGACTTCAGGGCAGAGGCTGAgaagccagccagccaggcccAGATATCTTCCCCAGAATTACAACCAGGGCTGTGA